The Dokdonella sp. nucleotide sequence CAGCGGCACGAGGAAGTGCGTGCCGGCGCCGACGATGCGCGTCTGTCCGCCCAAGCGACGCAGCGAGTAGACCTTGCCCTCCGGGATGCGACGCACCGAAGCCAGACCGAGACCGGCCAGGCAACAGAGCATGATCCATACCAGTTGGGCAGACATTTCCTCAATTCCTGCAAGAGGTTGCGAAACAAACCTCATCTTGCGCAAAGGATAGTCGCGCAAGCGTCACATAACAAGCGCTTAACAGTCTCAGGCCTGCGTCACAAACGGAGCCTGAACCGCGGCACGTTTGCGCAGGTTTTGGCTCGTCCCATTCAGCAAAAGCGATGAGAAACCCAAGCAACAAGCGTGCCGGCGGGGCTGTCGTGTCGGAACCCGGAACGGGCGTCGAGTGAGGAGTGGGGTGCTGCTTGCCCGCGATCGGCGCCAGGTCGGTCGCTCGGCGGAGCGAGTCCGCCTGGTCCGGTCGATCGCGTCGGGCGCGTGCGCGAAACCGCGCCTACGCGAATGCCGGCCTATTCGAAGCCTGACGCGAACAGGCTGCCAATGCCTCGCAACAGGAACGTGGCGCTGCCCGGCGGCGTGTTGCCGGCGATCTCCACCGAGGCCGCGTGCAGACCATGGCTTGTCGCCTTGAATACGACGTCGATGTCGCAGTTGCTGCCGGGCGCGATCTGGAACGGTGGCACGCCGCAGGTGCCCGGAAAGATCGTGAATACTGCCGGCATCGGATTGGGGGTGGGTACGTAGGTCAGGACCTGCCACGCCGCAGTACCTGCATTGCTGAGGTTGATCGTTGCTGTCGAGCTGGTCCCGATGTCGATGTTGCCCATGTCGATCGCGCTCGGCACAACAACCGGCAATGGTGCGCCAGCGGCGGACGCATTGAGGCGGATCATCCAGGTGCCGTCGCTGTTGCCGCCGTACAGCGCGTTGCGCACGCTGGCCACGGGCTGGTTGGCCCAAGCCAGATGGGCGGGATCGACCGGTGTCACTGTCCCCGGAGCGCTTGCCCAGTTGGAGGCAATGAAGCTGTGGTCGTTGGGCGGATACGGGTTGATGTCATCGGTGCCATCCGTATCGATGCTCGCCACCTGCGGGTTGCCCGTATAGGTGATGATCGCGCCGGCAAAAATGATGTCGCCGGCCTGGAGTGTCACCGCCTGGGACAAGGCATAGCTGGTGAGCAGGTTGCTACCCGTGCCGGTCACCGTGCCGGATCCCGAGGCCACGACCACGTCGTGGTCGGGGATGCCGTCCTGGTTCGAGTCGTACCAGATGTATACCGCCAGCGGCGTGCCGTTGGGGATGTTGTTGGCTGCGAAGCTGCCGCCGAAGGCGAGGTTGACCGCGTGGATGGTTTCGTGACCGGGCCGGATCACGAAGCGATTGAGCCAAGCGAAGGAGTAGCTGTTGGGCGGGTGCAGGCCGATGCCGGCTTCCTTGACGCCGTCATCGAGTCGATATTCGTCGACTGCGTCCGCGCCGCCGCACAACGCCAGCAGCAACGGGGCGGACCACCACGCAGGGGTACGTACCGCGATGCAGGACATGATGCCCTCCCGGCGACCGGCGCCGGCTGCGGGCGACCATGCCGGGCGCCCTTTGTCCGCGGATACGCCGATCCTGGGTGCCTGTCAATACGTGACGGTGGCGGCTCGAACCGGAATCAGGCGGGGCGCCGCGGACGATGTCCGGATCTGTCCACGGTTCCGGTATTCCTCTGGGTCCGGTCGCCAACCTGCGACTTTTCCGGAGGATCTTCGATGCGTACCGTGCTTTTCCTGTCCATGTTCGCGCTGGCGAGCGGTGTTCCGGCCCATGCGCAGACCCCTGACGACAGCAAGGCCATCCTTGTGCTCGATGCCTCAGGCTCGATGTGGGGCCAGATCGGAGGGAAGTCGAAAATCGCCATCGCGCGCGAGGCCGTGGGCACGATGCTCGATGGTTGGAAAGGCGGCGACCTGGGTTTGATGGCCTATGGTCACCGGCGCAAGGGCGATTGCCAGGACATCGAGCTGTTGATCGAGCCAGGGACAGCGGGTGCCGAGGCCATCGCCCGAAAGGTCAACGCCCTCAATCCCGTGGGCATGACACCGATCTCCGCCGCCGTGCGCCAGGCCGCCGAACACCTGCGGTTCACCGAACGCAAGGCCACCGTGATCCTGGTCAGCGACGGCGAGGAAACCTGCAACGCCGATCCGTGTGCGCTGGGCGAGGAGCTGGAGCGGCTCGGCATCGACTTCAGCGCGCATGTGGTGGGTTTCGACATTGCGCCAGGCAGCGCCGCCGATGAACAGTTGCGCTGTCTGGCCGAGCGCACCGGCGGGCGTTACGTCCAGGCCCGCGACGCCGGCGAACTCAATCAGGCCCTGGGGCAGATCGCCGGGCAGGCGACGGCCACCGTCGGCGCGCGTGAAGGCGCGGACTGGATGGTCGGTCGTGCGCTGGAGGCCGAAACGGGGATCTACATGAACCCGGATGGCCAGGAGTCGGCAGGCAATCACGATTTCACCGTCGAGCAGACCGCCGCCGATTGTCAGGCCCTGTGCATGGCCGATGCCGGCTGCGCCGGCTGGCACTACGAACCGGCCGGCAGCTACTTCGTCGATCACCCGCGTTGCCAGCTCAAGGGCCATCGTTTTGCGGTGCGTGCGGTGGTGCAGGGGGAAGGTTGGGTGGCTGGCATCAAGCCGGGCGTGAAACTGATCCTCGACGAACAAGCTGCGGAGTGAGCCATGCGTACCATCACGTTTCTTGTGCCTGTGCTTCTGAGTCTGGCTGCCTGTGGCGGTCAGGAATCCGCGCCTGCGACGTCCTCGCCTGCGCAGGGCATGCGCGAGGCGGTGGATGCCGCCGCCGCCAAGCTGCCGCCGCCGGAGACGGCGTTGCAGCCCGGCCAGAGCGTGCAGGGCACGATCGAGGCCAGCGTCGGGCGCGGCCCGCAATCGTTCCGTTCGCTGTCAACCAAGGTGGCCGATGACATCGGTGCGCAGATGGACGAAAGACTGGCCAGCGGTGAAGGCCGCAAGGCCATCGACGAGGCCAATCGCGCACTCGCAACTTCGGGCACCGGGCAAAAGGTCGATGCCGATACCGTGCGCGGTGTCGTGGCGGGAATGGCCGGCAAGTCACTTCATGATTCGCAGGTGCAGCATCTGGAGATGATCGGTTCGCTGCAGGTCTCGCTGAACGGCAAGGCCGCCGACGGCGGCGCGCTGGAGATCGGCCTGAGCTTCGACGATGCCAGCCTGGGCCTGACCGATGTCTCGCTGAGCTATCGGCCCGATCCAAGGTCGATGTTCGATAGCTTTGCAACCACGAAGGATGCCCCGCCGCAGGTGACGATCGAGCGTTTCGAGAAGAATGCCGACGGCAGCTATGCGCTTGCCGGCACGTTCCGCGCCGCAAACGTGCCCGCGGCGAAGATGGCGAAGAAACTGGTCGGCCAGACCCTGCCGCAGGCCGAAGGCCGCTTCGAGTTCGCCGCCCTGCCACTGAAGGCGATGCCCCGGTTCGGCCGCTGAGCTGCGCAGGCGCGATTGACGTCCGGCCGTCTGTGGCCGGGCGGTCGAGGCGGGGGGCGCGCAAGCGCTCAGGGCGATTTCTTCGCGATCTTTTCGTGCAGCTGGTTGACCGTCATCAGCGCGGCGCTGCCGTAGTACGTGTGCAGGTCCGCAACCATCTCGCCCTTTTCGATCACAGGATCGGTGGCGACGAGACGGCGGGCCTCCTCGATGGTTGCCACGTTCAACACGAAGATGCCACGTCGGCCATCCACGCCATCCAGCGGGCCGGCGAGCACGAGTTTTCCTTCGGCCGCCAGCCGCTTCATGTTGGCAAAGTGTCCCTGGAGCATCGCGGTGCGTTCCTCACCGGCAGGCACCGGCGTGGGGCCGGTGCGCAGAATCGCCAGCACGTAGGAACGCATGCCGTAGTCGTCCGCGCCGAGCGAGCGCGCCAGGGCATCGTCGTAGTCGGGTTTCGCGGCGCCGGTGGTGCGGATGGCGGTCTCCGCAGCCAAGCCGAAGCCGCAGCACAGCCAGGCCGCGATCAGTAGAAGAATCCTGTTCATTGCAAGACTCCCGTGCAAAGCCTATGGCGCTCAGCGCGCGCGCAATGCGTCGAGTCTGGCACGAAAGGGTTCGGCCGCCACGCCGAGCTGTGCCGACAGCGCTTCGGCCTCGTCCAGCGCCTGCCGCGTGGCATCGGCCTGGCTGCGCCGCTGATGGGTTTCGGCTCGCACCAGTGCGGCGCGCAATTGCAGGGAGGTCGGCAATGCGGTGGTGTCTTCCGCCGCGTAGGCGGCAAGCGCCTCGCCGGCATCATCGACGCGTTGCAAGGCGAGCAGCGATTCCGCACGGGTGATTCGCGTGGCCTGGGTGAGCGGGCTGCCCGAACCGGCGTGCTGCTGCGCCATCACCTCGGCCTCGCCGGCGTATTCCAGAGCTTCCCCATGACGTGCCAACCCCTGCAGCACGCGGGCGTAGTTGCCGATCAGCGCTGCGGTCGCGGCCGAGGGCCCAAACAGTTGCCGACGCAGGCGCAGGGCGTCGGCAAAGGTGGTTTCGGCGGAGGCCAGATCGCCCTTGCGGAACTGCGCAGCAGCGAGATTGTTGAGCGTGTTCAGCGCATCGTTGCCGGAGCTCAGATCGAGTGCCCGCCACAGCGTCATCGCCTCCTGCGAGGCGGCGATGCCTTCATCGAGCTTTCCGGCCTGCACATAAGCCACGCCCAGATTGGTGTAGAGCGCCGCCGATTCGAAATGCTCCCGGCCGGATCGCTGCAGGCGCTGCGGCAAGGCCGACTCCAGCGTGGCCAGCGCGCCGGCGGCATCTCCACTCTCCCGCTGCAGGCGCGCCTGCAGCATGCGCGAGGCCAGCAGCACGTCGGCATGGCGATCCGGGTCGGCTTGCCAGAACGCTTGCGCTTGTTGCAGCAGTTCCGTGGCTTCTTCACGCTGGCCCATGCGCAGCACGACCTCCGCAAGGGTGGCGCGCACTTCGGCCGCAGTGAGCGGATCGCCGATCACTGCCTCGTGCGCAAGCCAACGTCGCAGCAGCGGTTCGGCGGCCGCGTAATCGCCGATGTGGAAGTGCAGTTCGCCCAGCGCGTGCAGCACCTGGGCCGTGGTGGCCGGTTCATTGCCAAAATCCGAGGCCACGCGCGCGGCCGCCTGATCCAGCACCGCCTTGGCGGTGAGCGGCGTGCCCTCGTTCGCTCGTTGGCTGGCATCGCGAAACATCAGCGACAGGTAGTCGCGCACCGCACGGTTGCGGCGTGCTTCGGCCTGCGCGATATCGCGCTCACGCACGGCCTCCTGTTGCGCCATCGAGATCGCCATCACCGCCCCGACCAGCCCGACGAACACGAACAGCAGTACACCTGCCGCCAGCCAGTAGCGCCGCAGAAAACGCCGGGCGCGATAGCCGAACGCGCTGCCCCGTGCGGCCACCGGCTCGTGCGCGAGATACCGCCGCACGTCCTGCGCCAGCGCATCGGCGGAGTCGTAGCGTGACTCCGGCTCGGGCCGCAGCGCCTTGTGGACGATGGCATCCAGATCGCCACGCAATCGGATTGCGACAGCCTTCGATGTGGCCTGTGAACTGGGCGCAGGCGGTGGCCCGGCCTGGGCACGTTGCAGCAGCGCCAGCACGCCTGCGCCTGCAATTTCACCCCAGGGCGGGTGTTCCGTGAGCAGCTCGTGCAGCAACAGGCCCAGTGCATACACATCCGTGAGCGTGCTCTGTTCGCCGCCGGCAAGCTGTTCCGGTGCGGCGTACTGTGGCGTGAGGCGCAAATCACGCGTATGGCCTTGGTCGGCATCCAGCGGACGTGCGATGCCGAAATCAAGCAGCACCGGTTCGCCATCGGCGCGCACCAGGATGTTGTCCGGTTTCAGATCGCGGTGGACGATCAGGTGCCGATGCGCAAAAGCCACTACTTCGCAGATCCTGGCGAACAGCGCCAACCGCGCCGGCAGCTCCATCCCGCGTTCACGGCAATGGCGTAGCAAAGGCATGCCTTCGATGAGTTCCATCACCATGAAGGGGGTGCCATCGGGCAGGTTGCCGGCATCGATCAGGCGCGCGATGTTGGGATGTTGCAACCTCGCCAGCAGGCGTGCCTCGCGCAGGAAGCGCGGCGCATCATCCACGCCTTGGCGCAACAGCTTCACCGCAACCTGCTGCTCGAAGCGTCCATCGGCACGTTCGCCCAGCCAGACCTCGCCCATGCCGCCGCGCCCGATGCGGCGAACCAGCGTCCATGCGCCAGCACGATGTCCTTCGAGTTCGCTTGCCGGTGTGGCCGTGGCTTCGAGAAAACCTTCGGAAGCCGAAACCGCACACAGCAGTTCCAGCACTTCGGCACGGATCGACGCATCGGGCTCCTGCGTGAGCAGGAAGGTTTTGCGTTCGATCTCAGGCTGTTCCAGTGCCGCATCGAGCAAAGCCTCGACGCGGGCAAAACGTGCCGCGTCAATCGCATTCATCGGGCGCGCCTTCCCCCAGCTCGCGGTACAGCCAGGCCCGCGCCTTGATCCAATCGCGCCGCACGGTGCGATCGGTCAGGCCCAGGGCCTGCGCGGTTTCGACGTCGCTGTAGCCGGCGAAGAATCGACACTCCACCACCTGTGCCAGGCGCGGGCTCAGCAGCGCGAGTTTTTCCAGCGCATCGTTCACCTGCACGATCTGCTCATCGGCTGCATCCGGGGCGTCCACGGCGGCATCGGCAAGGCTGATCGGTGTCTTGCCCTCGCCACGCTTGGCGGCAAAGCGTGCCTGTGCGTCGTTCACCAGCACCTGGCGCATTGCCAGCGCGGCGGTGGCAAGAAAATGCCGTTGATCCTGCCAGGCGGGCGTGCGTTGCAGCTTCAGCCAGGCTTCGTTGACCAGCGCCGTGGTGCACAGCGTGGCCCCGGCGCCGACGCGAAACCGCTCGCGCCGGGCCATGCGGCGCAGATCGCCATAGAACAGGTCCATCAGGGCGCGCAGGTCCGGATCGTCGGGCGCCGGTCGTTCGATGGTGGGCATCGGGGCTTTGGACATCATGCGCGGAAGTCTAGCAATGCGGGCCTGTCCGGATTCAGCGCTGTTTCCTGTTCGTGTTCGTCATCGCTGAACCCGCGGAGCCTTTCCATGCGTCGTTTCCGACCTGCACTCATCGTCTTCCCGCTTGCGCTGCTGCTGGCCGCACAAGCGCATGCCACCACGTTCATGGTCACCAACACGGCCGACACTGGCG carries:
- a CDS encoding ECF-type sigma factor yields the protein MARRERFRVGAGATLCTTALVNEAWLKLQRTPAWQDQRHFLATAALAMRQVLVNDAQARFAAKRGEGKTPISLADAAVDAPDAADEQIVQVNDALEKLALLSPRLAQVVECRFFAGYSDVETAQALGLTDRTVRRDWIKARAWLYRELGEGAPDECD
- a CDS encoding choice-of-anchor D domain-containing protein — protein: MSCIAVRTPAWWSAPLLLALCGGADAVDEYRLDDGVKEAGIGLHPPNSYSFAWLNRFVIRPGHETIHAVNLAFGGSFAANNIPNGTPLAVYIWYDSNQDGIPDHDVVVASGSGTVTGTGSNLLTSYALSQAVTLQAGDIIFAGAIITYTGNPQVASIDTDGTDDINPYPPNDHSFIASNWASAPGTVTPVDPAHLAWANQPVASVRNALYGGNSDGTWMIRLNASAAGAPLPVVVPSAIDMGNIDIGTSSTATINLSNAGTAAWQVLTYVPTPNPMPAVFTIFPGTCGVPPFQIAPGSNCDIDVVFKATSHGLHAASVEIAGNTPPGSATFLLRGIGSLFASGFE
- a CDS encoding serine/threonine-protein kinase; this translates as MNAIDAARFARVEALLDAALEQPEIERKTFLLTQEPDASIRAEVLELLCAVSASEGFLEATATPASELEGHRAGAWTLVRRIGRGGMGEVWLGERADGRFEQQVAVKLLRQGVDDAPRFLREARLLARLQHPNIARLIDAGNLPDGTPFMVMELIEGMPLLRHCRERGMELPARLALFARICEVVAFAHRHLIVHRDLKPDNILVRADGEPVLLDFGIARPLDADQGHTRDLRLTPQYAAPEQLAGGEQSTLTDVYALGLLLHELLTEHPPWGEIAGAGVLALLQRAQAGPPPAPSSQATSKAVAIRLRGDLDAIVHKALRPEPESRYDSADALAQDVRRYLAHEPVAARGSAFGYRARRFLRRYWLAAGVLLFVFVGLVGAVMAISMAQQEAVRERDIAQAEARRNRAVRDYLSLMFRDASQRANEGTPLTAKAVLDQAAARVASDFGNEPATTAQVLHALGELHFHIGDYAAAEPLLRRWLAHEAVIGDPLTAAEVRATLAEVVLRMGQREEATELLQQAQAFWQADPDRHADVLLASRMLQARLQRESGDAAGALATLESALPQRLQRSGREHFESAALYTNLGVAYVQAGKLDEGIAASQEAMTLWRALDLSSGNDALNTLNNLAAAQFRKGDLASAETTFADALRLRRQLFGPSAATAALIGNYARVLQGLARHGEALEYAGEAEVMAQQHAGSGSPLTQATRITRAESLLALQRVDDAGEALAAYAAEDTTALPTSLQLRAALVRAETHQRRSQADATRQALDEAEALSAQLGVAAEPFRARLDALRAR
- a CDS encoding VWA domain-containing protein, with the protein product MRTVLFLSMFALASGVPAHAQTPDDSKAILVLDASGSMWGQIGGKSKIAIAREAVGTMLDGWKGGDLGLMAYGHRRKGDCQDIELLIEPGTAGAEAIARKVNALNPVGMTPISAAVRQAAEHLRFTERKATVILVSDGEETCNADPCALGEELERLGIDFSAHVVGFDIAPGSAADEQLRCLAERTGGRYVQARDAGELNQALGQIAGQATATVGAREGADWMVGRALEAETGIYMNPDGQESAGNHDFTVEQTAADCQALCMADAGCAGWHYEPAGSYFVDHPRCQLKGHRFAVRAVVQGEGWVAGIKPGVKLILDEQAAE
- a CDS encoding YciI family protein; amino-acid sequence: MNRILLLIAAWLCCGFGLAAETAIRTTGAAKPDYDDALARSLGADDYGMRSYVLAILRTGPTPVPAGEERTAMLQGHFANMKRLAAEGKLVLAGPLDGVDGRRGIFVLNVATIEEARRLVATDPVIEKGEMVADLHTYYGSAALMTVNQLHEKIAKKSP